Proteins found in one Mycoplasmopsis bovigenitalium genomic segment:
- a CDS encoding lipoprotein 17-related variable surface protein gives MNLKIIKNTISTIAISSMPLSVVSCAKQQVNNQLRITINNINFNNRVDFTLDDINEKDIKTQYNDTIYKEVKIKEIKKDAAKGILVVELEATKTNGEIKNQTITIDGFKKSLNNSDFNSKIYFEVNNYEAENFEYLKWEDPSTFLVEDMKINYSKTGLNSNELVDLKNEIIDFKTDDENRTITIKYKLSYKSNAKNIGEFEYIIKFPEKEVH, from the coding sequence ATGAATCTAAAAATAATCAAAAATACAATAAGCACAATTGCAATTAGCTCGATGCCTCTGAGTGTTGTTTCATGTGCAAAACAACAAGTTAATAACCAATTACGAATCACAATAAATAATATTAATTTCAACAACAGAGTCGACTTCACACTTGATGATATAAATGAAAAAGATATAAAAACTCAATATAATGACACTATTTATAAAGAAGTTAAGATTAAAGAAATTAAAAAAGATGCTGCAAAAGGTATTTTAGTTGTTGAACTAGAGGCTACTAAAACTAATGGAGAAATTAAAAATCAAACAATCACAATAGATGGTTTTAAGAAATCTTTAAATAATAGTGACTTTAACTCAAAAATTTATTTTGAGGTAAATAATTATGAAGCAGAAAATTTTGAATATCTAAAATGAGAAGATCCCTCAACCTTTCTTGTTGAAGATATGAAAATTAACTATTCAAAAACTGGTTTAAATTCAAATGAATTAGTAGATTTGAAAAATGAAATTATTGATTTTAAAACAGATGATGAAAATAGAACTATAACAATCAAATATAAATTATCATATAAATCAAATGCAAAAAATATTGGTGAATTTGAATATATTATTAAATTCCCGGAAAAAGAGGTTCATTAA
- a CDS encoding endonuclease yields MKKLLLPISSVTILSSLVSVSCSQSNSKMNEKAKLITLKAIAKEVRDDVNLVDFTSEKYIKINGSDINTEIRIKSINPEGDKIKVFYVVRDIHTNLISDIQSTILDMEYIQTKTKIEYKGKKLIYKKSDYYKPLNNLKGQELLNALIKLQAQKWSQHVQRGKEKGYSRYTELYDIYTKAFLDKYYEKDNTLLDIYSENPKGKDPYSFDFNNRHGKDLSGDEGKAVRGRKNQEGEMYNREHLVPQSWFAKDQDVRTDAHFVWPTDKYVNNARGNSSFGIAGKNAKVSLNGTKTSANVSEPIDEFKGDVARALMYFAITHNNKLVEGMLGDTYLGVFPFISKNYLDTYIAWNNKDVIDMFDIDRNNEIDKAYDNGLRNPFTDYPQLADLIWKNTNTPFVDHGILVGIE; encoded by the coding sequence ATGAAAAAACTTTTATTGCCCATTTCATCTGTTACGATTTTGAGTTCATTAGTAAGTGTTTCATGTTCCCAATCCAATTCAAAAATGAATGAAAAAGCAAAATTAATAACATTAAAAGCTATTGCAAAAGAAGTTAGAGATGATGTAAATTTAGTTGATTTTACAAGTGAAAAATACATAAAAATTAATGGTTCTGATATCAATACTGAAATTAGAATAAAAAGTATAAATCCTGAAGGTGATAAGATAAAAGTTTTTTATGTTGTAAGAGATATTCACACAAATTTAATAAGCGATATTCAAAGTACAATTTTGGATATGGAATATATTCAAACAAAGACTAAAATTGAATACAAAGGTAAAAAATTAATTTACAAAAAAAGTGATTATTATAAGCCACTTAATAATTTGAAAGGACAAGAATTATTAAATGCTTTAATTAAATTACAAGCTCAAAAATGAAGCCAACATGTTCAAAGAGGAAAAGAAAAAGGTTATTCTAGATACACTGAACTTTATGATATTTATACAAAAGCATTCCTTGATAAATATTATGAAAAAGACAATACTCTTTTAGATATCTACTCTGAAAATCCTAAAGGAAAAGATCCATATTCATTTGATTTTAACAATAGACATGGAAAAGATTTATCAGGCGATGAGGGTAAAGCTGTTCGAGGAAGAAAAAATCAAGAGGGTGAAATGTATAATAGAGAACATCTTGTACCTCAATCTTGATTTGCAAAAGATCAAGATGTTCGCACAGATGCCCACTTTGTTTGACCAACAGATAAATATGTAAATAATGCGCGTGGAAATAGTTCATTTGGAATTGCGGGTAAAAATGCTAAGGTTTCACTAAATGGAACAAAAACTAGCGCAAATGTATCTGAACCTATCGACGAATTTAAAGGCGATGTTGCTAGAGCTTTAATGTATTTTGCAATTACTCATAATAATAAACTAGTTGAAGGTATGCTTGGGGATACATATTTAGGAGTATTTCCATTCATATCTAAGAATTATTTAGATACATATATTGCTTGAAATAATAAAGACGTTATTGATATGTTTGATATTGACAGAAATAATGAAATAGATAAAGCATATGATAATGGTCTTAGAAACCCATTTACAGATTATCCTCAGCTTGCTGATTTAATTTGAAAAAACACTAACACACCATTTGTTGATCATGGCATATTAGTCGGTATTGAATAA
- a CDS encoding M42 family metallopeptidase: protein MNNFKEISDRLKQYMEIEAMSRYEEPVAQALKNNIKSDNFEFSRDGFGSLIITNKQSDPNAPVIMIAAHMDEVGYFVRNIEDNGNLLVAPVGGIWPVTVIGTKCKIVTNKDNKEILGIFGHTSIHILEDEKVKKAPTNKELYVDAGFKTRQEAIDFGIEAGDRVYMSGESFDMPNNLVAGKAMDNRAGVTVIDFLANNIKDLNLPNKTYIVGTVQEEVGLRGAKTASSIIDADVAIAIDTCASHDTTGAIKGGTKLGDGVALLVKDGGLLTNPKFTEMLMSLARKHNIPAYKYISEGGGNDATALQYGKGGVPAITFSLPQRYLHSPIGVCSIVDIKAAIDLATEFVKFFNAEKAKELKHN, encoded by the coding sequence ATGAATAATTTTAAAGAAATTTCAGACCGTTTAAAACAATACATGGAAATTGAAGCAATGAGTAGATATGAAGAACCAGTTGCTCAAGCTTTAAAGAACAATATTAAGTCAGATAACTTTGAATTTAGTCGTGATGGATTTGGTTCTTTAATCATTACAAATAAACAATCTGACCCCAATGCACCAGTTATTATGATTGCTGCGCACATGGATGAAGTTGGATATTTTGTAAGAAATATTGAAGATAATGGTAACTTGCTTGTTGCACCGGTTGGCGGAATTTGACCAGTTACAGTTATTGGCACCAAATGTAAAATTGTCACAAATAAAGACAACAAAGAAATTTTAGGAATTTTTGGCCACACTTCAATTCATATTTTAGAAGATGAAAAAGTTAAAAAAGCCCCAACCAATAAAGAACTTTATGTTGATGCAGGATTTAAAACTAGACAAGAAGCAATCGACTTTGGTATTGAAGCAGGCGATAGAGTTTATATGTCAGGCGAATCATTTGATATGCCAAACAATCTAGTTGCGGGTAAAGCAATGGATAATAGAGCAGGCGTAACTGTTATTGACTTTTTAGCAAACAATATTAAAGATTTAAATTTACCAAATAAAACATATATTGTTGGAACAGTTCAAGAAGAAGTCGGATTAAGAGGCGCAAAAACAGCTAGTTCAATAATTGACGCAGATGTCGCAATTGCAATTGATACTTGTGCTAGTCACGACACCACAGGAGCTATAAAAGGTGGCACAAAACTTGGCGATGGTGTTGCATTACTTGTTAAAGATGGTGGTTTGTTAACTAACCCTAAATTTACAGAAATGCTAATGTCATTAGCACGCAAACACAATATCCCTGCTTATAAATATATTTCAGAAGGTGGCGGAAATGATGCGACAGCCCTACAATATGGTAAGGGTGGAGTTCCTGCAATAACATTTTCATTGCCACAAAGATATTTACACTCACCAATTGGTGTTTGTTCAATTGTTGATATTAAAGCCGCTATTGATTTAGCAACCGAATTTGTTAAATTCTTTAATGCTGAAAAAGCAAAAGAATTAAAACACAATTAA
- a CDS encoding exonuclease/endonuclease/phosphatase family protein: MKKPRFIVPMISSIFFPLLAVSCVNFGAQNQTKNPQKNDNQNPNKKTDPSAPKPPAKNPGTQKPGNPKPPTTTEPGTITPPTQTNPTPQPPATNNPGNTNTPKPIDNQAWEQLKKDIWQPKYVEGKTHFVRVPYYVKLHLNNTNKTIGLWANHLDSPDNKGSSEPEASSSLRSKYRRIRSQGAQEVSEFLALKEVLSTPTNDDFIIYGGDTNIKNENYFLINEILNNRIESTLSTKENLADKWKYKETFLTSLGRTGNYSHQYDKMMFINNDKNSFNPTVVENNHKPFKINIFRTFDHIISKQELNFSYDAKSNSGHSIIRNKISDHAPVLTDIENSFNISTSNVGDKLKTNQNLGKNKNTIRIGHWNILNYSGNDDNQDSIAKTRAITATIQKAGFDAIALTEINDGAGETAAKTLKKYLPNHYEIAVQEQKYTKIDEHYINSKRFGKLQQEQVIVVYNKNVFSYYGQNLSWNKPIQYWAD, encoded by the coding sequence ATGAAAAAACCACGTTTTATTGTCCCTATGATAAGTTCAATATTTTTCCCATTATTGGCAGTATCTTGCGTAAATTTTGGGGCTCAAAATCAAACTAAAAATCCTCAAAAAAATGATAACCAAAATCCGAATAAAAAAACTGATCCTAGTGCACCAAAGCCTCCTGCAAAAAATCCAGGAACTCAAAAACCAGGAAATCCAAAACCACCAACAACTACAGAGCCAGGCACAATAACTCCTCCAACTCAAACAAACCCAACCCCACAGCCGCCTGCAACAAACAATCCTGGTAATACAAATACCCCTAAACCAATTGATAATCAAGCTTGAGAACAACTAAAAAAAGATATTTGACAACCAAAATATGTTGAAGGTAAAACACATTTTGTGCGTGTTCCTTATTATGTTAAATTACATTTAAATAATACAAATAAAACCATTGGTTTGTGAGCAAATCACCTTGATAGTCCAGATAATAAAGGATCATCAGAACCTGAAGCTTCATCGAGTTTACGAAGTAAGTATCGAAGAATCCGAAGTCAGGGAGCACAAGAAGTTAGTGAATTTTTGGCACTAAAAGAAGTATTGTCAACTCCAACAAATGATGATTTTATAATCTATGGTGGAGATACTAATATAAAAAATGAGAATTATTTTTTAATAAATGAAATATTGAATAATAGAATCGAGTCAACCCTTTCTACTAAGGAAAATTTAGCTGATAAATGAAAATATAAGGAAACATTTTTAACTTCTCTAGGTAGAACTGGTAATTATTCACACCAATATGACAAAATGATGTTTATTAATAACGATAAGAATTCATTTAATCCAACAGTAGTGGAAAATAATCACAAACCTTTTAAAATTAACATTTTCAGAACATTTGATCATATAATCTCCAAACAAGAATTGAATTTTTCTTATGACGCCAAGTCGAACTCAGGTCATTCAATTATTAGGAACAAAATCTCTGATCATGCCCCTGTATTGACAGATATTGAAAATAGTTTCAATATTTCAACTTCAAATGTTGGCGATAAATTAAAAACAAATCAAAACTTAGGTAAAAATAAAAACACAATAAGAATTGGTCATTGAAATATTTTGAATTATAGTGGAAATGATGACAACCAAGATTCCATTGCAAAAACAAGAGCTATTACTGCAACAATTCAAAAGGCTGGTTTCGATGCCATCGCGTTAACAGAAATAAATGATGGCGCGGGCGAAACTGCAGCAAAAACTCTTAAAAAATATTTGCCAAATCATTATGAAATTGCAGTTCAAGAACAAAAATATACAAAGATTGATGAACATTATATTAATTCAAAAAGATTTGGAAAACTACAACAAGAACAAGTTATTGTAGTTTACAATAAAAATGTCTTTTCATATTATGGACAAAATCTATCTTGAAATAAGCCAATTCAATATTGAGCAGACTAA
- the mgtA gene encoding magnesium-translocating P-type ATPase — MAKKVKQNNTNEAVKQRIINAANSSSISLYKEYNSSSKGLQNDEIIAENKELYGSNKLDKKSANTLWHKIVSSFFNPFSIILIVLSIISMITDIILPLHSGKNAEPATMVIILSMVIISGTLHLVEEVRSSSSSEKLIKMISTTARVKRGGIFYEIPLEEIVVGDIVTLAAGDIIPADLRILSAKDLFVSQSSLTGESHAIEKLANLVPKYEYENLVDYHNLAFMGSNVISGSATAIVVATGNQTYIGQVVQKINAKPIKTDFEKGVSSISKLLIRIMMIIVPIVFLIIGIKGQISGNNKWLEAFLFAISVVVGLTPEMLPMIITSTLAKGAVIMSKKKTIIKSLNSIQNFGAMDVFCTDKTGTLTLDEIVLERHIDVSGKDNNKVLKYGFLNSYFQTGLKNILDLSIIDKTDELSVVDEQLRKLDSSYVKVDEIPFDFERKRMSVVVKDKTKIQVITKGAVEEMISVCSHIEIEDDVKELDQKTIDKVIKHVDKLNDQGMRVIAVARKDVDESQVGKFGVADESKMILIGYLAFLDPPKESTASAIENLHKLGVEVKILTGDNARVTKAICAQVGLDADKVILGKDIENLSTPDLEELVNKYNIFAKLSPDQKAQIITALRNKGHVVGYMGDGINDAPAMKAADVSISVDTAVDIAKESANIILLEKDLNVLATGIIEGRKTYANMNKYIKMTVASNFGNIISILIASIMLPFVPMLAVQILFLNLVYDISCGSIPWDNVDKELLLKPRKWNPKSITRFMLWFGPVSSIVDVLGFILLRYVFIAQLYPSLNVDSAEFMTLFQTGWFIISMWTQSLIIHFIRTEKIPFIQSRPALPLLLFSILGSILITVSPFIPWLNGAIKVQQLNPWFYLMLFGLIVLYVTLTLIVKSLFIRKYKELL, encoded by the coding sequence ATGGCAAAAAAAGTGAAGCAAAATAACACTAACGAAGCAGTAAAACAAAGAATTATTAATGCAGCCAATTCCTCTAGTATTTCGCTTTATAAAGAATATAATTCATCTTCAAAAGGTTTGCAAAATGATGAAATTATTGCCGAAAACAAAGAGTTGTATGGCTCAAACAAATTGGATAAAAAATCAGCAAACACACTTTGGCACAAAATTGTTTCGTCATTTTTCAATCCTTTTTCAATAATTTTGATTGTTTTATCAATAATTTCAATGATTACTGACATTATTTTGCCTTTGCATAGTGGCAAAAATGCCGAGCCAGCAACAATGGTTATTATTTTGTCAATGGTCATTATTAGTGGTACATTGCATCTAGTTGAAGAAGTAAGATCTTCATCTTCATCAGAAAAACTAATAAAAATGATATCCACAACAGCAAGAGTAAAAAGAGGTGGCATATTTTACGAAATACCGCTTGAAGAAATTGTAGTTGGTGATATTGTTACACTCGCTGCTGGAGATATTATTCCAGCTGATCTAAGAATATTAAGTGCCAAAGACCTTTTTGTTTCTCAGTCATCTTTAACTGGAGAAAGTCATGCAATTGAAAAATTAGCCAATCTTGTACCTAAATATGAATATGAAAATCTAGTTGATTATCATAATTTAGCATTCATGGGTTCAAACGTTATTTCAGGATCGGCAACAGCAATTGTTGTTGCTACTGGTAATCAAACTTATATTGGCCAAGTTGTTCAAAAAATTAATGCCAAACCAATTAAAACTGATTTTGAAAAAGGTGTAAGTTCAATTTCAAAATTGCTTATCAGAATTATGATGATTATTGTGCCAATTGTCTTTTTAATAATAGGTATTAAAGGGCAAATTTCAGGCAATAATAAATGACTTGAAGCATTTTTATTCGCAATTTCAGTGGTTGTAGGACTAACCCCCGAAATGCTGCCAATGATTATTACATCAACGCTTGCCAAGGGCGCGGTAATAATGTCAAAGAAAAAAACAATAATTAAGTCGTTAAATTCAATTCAAAATTTTGGGGCAATGGATGTTTTTTGTACCGATAAAACAGGAACACTAACCCTAGATGAAATTGTTTTAGAGCGCCACATTGATGTATCTGGAAAAGACAATAATAAAGTTTTAAAATACGGTTTTTTAAATTCTTATTTTCAAACTGGTTTAAAAAATATTTTGGACTTGTCAATTATTGATAAAACTGATGAATTAAGTGTTGTTGATGAACAATTAAGAAAACTTGATTCAAGTTATGTAAAAGTTGACGAAATCCCCTTTGATTTCGAAAGAAAACGGATGTCAGTTGTTGTTAAAGACAAAACAAAAATTCAAGTTATTACTAAAGGCGCCGTTGAAGAAATGATTTCTGTTTGTAGTCATATTGAAATCGAAGATGATGTTAAGGAACTAGATCAAAAAACTATTGATAAAGTTATAAAACACGTTGACAAGCTTAATGACCAAGGTATGCGTGTAATTGCGGTTGCAAGAAAAGATGTTGATGAATCACAAGTTGGTAAATTTGGTGTTGCAGATGAATCAAAAATGATTTTAATTGGTTATCTTGCCTTTTTAGATCCGCCAAAAGAATCAACTGCATCTGCAATTGAAAACTTGCATAAATTAGGTGTTGAGGTTAAGATACTAACTGGGGATAATGCTAGAGTAACAAAAGCAATTTGCGCCCAAGTTGGTCTAGATGCTGATAAAGTTATTCTTGGCAAAGATATTGAAAACTTATCAACACCTGATTTAGAAGAATTAGTAAATAAATACAATATTTTCGCAAAATTATCACCCGATCAAAAAGCACAAATTATTACTGCCTTGCGTAATAAAGGTCATGTAGTTGGCTATATGGGTGATGGAATTAATGATGCCCCAGCAATGAAAGCTGCTGATGTGTCAATTTCAGTTGACACAGCAGTAGACATTGCAAAAGAAAGCGCGAATATCATACTGCTTGAAAAAGATTTAAATGTATTAGCTACCGGCATAATTGAAGGCCGTAAAACGTATGCTAATATGAATAAATACATTAAAATGACTGTTGCAAGTAATTTTGGCAACATAATTAGTATATTGATTGCTTCAATAATGCTGCCATTTGTTCCAATGTTAGCAGTTCAAATATTATTCTTAAATTTAGTTTACGATATTTCCTGTGGTTCAATTCCATGAGATAATGTTGATAAAGAACTGCTTTTAAAACCTCGAAAATGGAATCCTAAGTCAATTACTCGATTTATGTTGTGATTTGGTCCTGTTTCATCAATTGTTGATGTTTTAGGGTTCATATTACTGCGCTATGTTTTTATTGCACAGTTGTATCCGAGCTTAAATGTTGATTCAGCTGAATTTATGACATTATTCCAAACTGGCTGATTTATAATCTCAATGTGAACGCAAAGTTTGATAATTCATTTTATACGAACTGAGAAAATTCCATTTATTCAATCTCGTCCAGCTCTTCCACTATTATTATTTTCAATATTGGGTTCAATATTAATTACAGTTAGCCCATTTATCCCTTGATTAAATGGCGCAATTAAGGTTCAACAATTAAATCCTTGGTTCTACTTAATGCTTTTCGGCTTAATAGTTTTATATGTAACTTTAACACTTATTGTTAAGTCGCTATTTATTCGCAAATATAAAGAACTTCTTTAA
- a CDS encoding SprT-like domain-containing protein, giving the protein MFLNKKSTKPLIDFENKKVTFFLPKSIENKLKTQNKQVIEIMTNYLELIIKNTHESIEEKINRKIPYMIKSLNGAYGKYIHSLQDVEAFTNKEDFKNIIYYTKYLFFYPEAKIKHTIEHEFAHFITWEQNRIGGHGPVFRNTLTNLCSDFKEHEKVKKLYYGWFIEEY; this is encoded by the coding sequence TTGTTTCTAAATAAAAAGTCAACTAAACCGCTGATTGATTTTGAGAATAAAAAAGTTACATTTTTTTTACCAAAATCAATTGAAAATAAATTGAAAACGCAAAATAAACAAGTTATTGAAATAATGACCAATTACTTAGAGTTGATAATTAAAAACACACATGAATCTATTGAAGAAAAAATAAATAGAAAAATACCATATATGATAAAGTCTCTAAATGGTGCGTATGGCAAATATATACATAGTTTGCAAGATGTAGAAGCATTCACAAACAAAGAGGATTTTAAAAATATTATTTACTATACAAAATATTTATTTTTTTATCCTGAAGCTAAAATTAAACACACAATCGAGCATGAATTTGCACATTTTATAACTTGGGAGCAAAATCGCATTGGCGGTCATGGCCCTGTATTTCGAAATACACTAACAAATTTATGTAGCGATTTTAAAGAACATGAAAAAGTCAAGAAATTATATTATGGTTGATTTATTGAGGAATATTAA
- a CDS encoding nuclease-related domain-containing protein: protein MNKILSDINNKTSNNWEIYPISKNMIFGITLGIILMVLVFTLIISLSIFFALRQRRKDTLGFKFEENVNRLLENYAANSNYKFIKGSKFSYGGEQQFEIDGLLYCDKFIIIVESKYFQGNIEGDSNNRFIYVVNDNKKAKFANPLHQNLRHIEHFNKMCGFKIPTFSLLFLPTQANYNLQGKQEWSIVVNTDNFETILNDVYNQLSSSPSIDTDKIKNMLEIIKVNKVKSLKEIKKWEQGLKQNE from the coding sequence ATGAATAAAATATTGAGTGATATTAATAATAAAACATCTAATAATTGAGAAATTTATCCTATCAGTAAAAATATGATTTTTGGAATTACTTTAGGGATAATCTTGATGGTATTGGTATTTACTTTGATAATATCATTATCAATATTTTTTGCCTTAAGACAAAGACGAAAAGATACTTTAGGATTTAAATTCGAAGAAAACGTAAATAGATTATTAGAAAATTATGCTGCTAATTCAAATTACAAATTTATAAAGGGTTCAAAATTTAGTTATGGAGGCGAACAACAGTTTGAAATAGATGGTTTGCTTTATTGTGACAAATTTATTATTATTGTTGAATCAAAATATTTCCAAGGCAATATTGAAGGAGATAGTAATAATCGTTTCATTTATGTTGTTAATGACAATAAAAAAGCAAAGTTTGCTAACCCTTTACACCAAAATTTGCGCCACATTGAACATTTTAATAAAATGTGTGGCTTTAAAATTCCAACATTTTCACTATTATTTTTACCAACACAAGCTAATTACAATTTGCAAGGAAAACAAGAGTGGTCAATTGTAGTAAATACTGACAATTTTGAAACAATTTTAAATGATGTTTATAACCAATTGTCAAGTTCACCTTCTATTGATACAGATAAAATTAAAAATATGCTCGAAATAATTAAAGTTAATAAAGTTAAATCCCTAAAAGAAATCAAAAAATGAGAACAAGGATTAAAACAAAATGAGTAG
- a CDS encoding FMN-dependent NADH-azoreductase, with amino-acid sequence MSIQIFSVIGSVNKDSLSEKLNNEVVKLLMKKFPNSTLNQLNTSNSEFQHTSLNANNFSEFFTETNSDHWIDILKETNVLVISSPMVNFNYSAGIKNFIDSVAVANKTFSYKYSKKNGSIGLLDNLKVIILGTQGAPEGWYPFGNFIENLRGIFDFFGANQIETLLVAGNKVEPNSSKTHEQIIDENQSKLIEIVNSINY; translated from the coding sequence ATGTCAATCCAAATATTTTCAGTTATAGGAAGCGTCAACAAAGATTCATTGTCAGAAAAACTGAACAATGAAGTTGTTAAATTATTAATGAAAAAATTTCCTAATTCAACATTAAATCAATTGAACACGTCAAATTCAGAGTTTCAACATACATCGTTAAATGCAAATAATTTTAGTGAATTTTTTACAGAAACCAACTCAGATCATTGAATAGATATTTTAAAGGAAACTAATGTTTTAGTTATCTCAAGCCCGATGGTTAACTTTAACTATTCTGCAGGTATCAAAAACTTTATAGATTCAGTTGCGGTTGCGAATAAAACATTTTCATATAAATATAGTAAAAAGAATGGTTCAATTGGTTTGCTAGATAATTTAAAAGTTATTATTTTAGGAACACAAGGAGCTCCAGAAGGTTGATATCCATTTGGAAATTTCATTGAAAATTTACGGGGAATTTTTGACTTTTTTGGCGCTAATCAAATTGAAACATTACTTGTGGCAGGAAATAAAGTTGAACCTAATTCTTCAAAAACTCATGAACAAATAATTGACGAAAATCAATCAAAACTAATTGAAATAGTAAATTCAATAAATTATTAA
- a CDS encoding DUF4190 domain-containing protein encodes MNFYFCESCDKKFTENIVNCPDCNAALKEKTSEQNIMSSNNQSEQKPVSNDSNGLAIAGLVLSVIGFSVIGLILSCLGYSSSKKRNDNGKSLALAGIIISSISIAISVILVFLWIGGTAAGIVLASTGKI; translated from the coding sequence ATGAATTTTTATTTTTGTGAGTCATGCGATAAAAAATTTACTGAAAATATTGTAAATTGTCCTGATTGTAATGCAGCTTTAAAAGAAAAAACTAGTGAGCAAAACATTATGAGCAGTAATAACCAAAGCGAACAGAAACCAGTAAGTAACGATTCTAATGGGCTAGCAATTGCTGGGTTAGTTTTATCAGTCATTGGTTTTTCAGTGATTGGTCTTATTCTTTCGTGTTTAGGATATTCTTCATCTAAAAAAAGAAATGATAATGGCAAGTCTCTTGCGCTTGCAGGCATTATTATTTCATCTATCAGTATTGCAATTAGTGTTATTTTAGTTTTTCTTTGAATTGGTGGTACGGCAGCGGGAATCGTTTTAGCATCAACAGGAAAAATATAA
- a CDS encoding MarR family winged helix-turn-helix transcriptional regulator: protein MSQNLESGIRESLQNLVTSFDKKINKIALENKITLSQFMVLEVLYSQGEMCISQVRDLICSSVGTIPIIINNLEKANLIKRVCVPCDKRMSKLQLTNEGREVISRLLPINKSIIKNSFKNLSEDEKKQLLYLLNKIEIN, encoded by the coding sequence ATGAGTCAAAATTTAGAATCAGGTATCCGCGAATCGTTGCAAAATTTAGTTACTTCGTTTGATAAAAAAATCAATAAGATTGCATTAGAAAACAAAATAACCTTAAGCCAATTTATGGTTCTTGAGGTATTATATTCTCAGGGGGAGATGTGTATATCTCAAGTTAGAGATTTAATTTGCAGTAGTGTTGGCACCATACCCATAATAATTAATAATCTAGAGAAAGCTAATCTTATTAAAAGGGTTTGTGTCCCTTGCGACAAGCGAATGTCAAAATTACAACTAACTAACGAGGGTCGAGAGGTTATTAGCAGATTGCTACCTATAAATAAGTCAATAATTAAAAACTCATTCAAAAATTTATCTGAAGATGAAAAAAAACAATTGTTATATCTATTGAACAAAATTGAAATCAATTAA
- a CDS encoding nitroreductase family protein — translation MSIITSLSIRRSYYLINKKLETSKDIIVEKIKELTELVPDAFNMRSSRVVVAFNEKHEQIWDAIYEAYGGKVARDKIDSFKAGAGTILFYYDKNTIENMQNAFSLYADNFPIWANQTNGALQISIWSMLRELNIGATLQHYNPVIDKKLQELLGLPENFVLVAQMPFGGIEKEVEPKQEEPIVNRVIVA, via the coding sequence ATGAGTATCATTACATCACTATCAATAAGAAGATCATACTATTTAATAAATAAAAAACTTGAGACTTCAAAAGATATTATTGTTGAAAAAATCAAAGAATTAACTGAACTAGTTCCAGACGCATTTAATATGAGAAGCTCACGCGTAGTAGTTGCTTTTAATGAAAAACATGAACAAATTTGAGATGCAATTTACGAGGCATATGGTGGTAAAGTAGCCCGCGATAAAATTGATTCATTTAAGGCTGGAGCTGGAACAATTCTATTTTATTATGACAAAAATACTATCGAAAATATGCAAAACGCGTTTAGTTTATATGCAGATAATTTCCCAATTTGAGCAAATCAAACAAACGGTGCATTACAAATATCTATTTGGTCAATGTTGAGAGAACTTAATATTGGAGCAACACTACAACACTACAACCCGGTTATTGATAAAAAGTTACAAGAATTATTAGGATTACCAGAAAATTTTGTTTTAGTTGCGCAAATGCCATTTGGCGGAATTGAAAAAGAAGTTGAACCAAAACAAGAAGAACCTATTGTTAATAGAGTTATTGTTGCTTAA